A DNA window from Lathyrus oleraceus cultivar Zhongwan6 unplaced genomic scaffold, CAAS_Psat_ZW6_1.0 chrUn0079, whole genome shotgun sequence contains the following coding sequences:
- the LOC127112345 gene encoding 18.1 kDa class I heat shock protein-like → MSLFSNSIFGRRRSKSPQDHHHHHHQSRNNHPSHQTHGYEVSQTHTPHITLPPNFHEPSPIVDTIDIEWKETPEAHVFKAHLPGMKRSDVRVEVDDDRMLCIICEKSVEMEEQSGGWHRIEVASGHFVQRLTLPENSKVDHVKAYMDNDVLTINVPKNRVVNKRVRNVQVSHV, encoded by the coding sequence ATGTCACTCTTTTCCAATAGTATCTTTGGTCGAAGAAGATCAAAATCACCACAagatcatcatcatcatcatcaccaatcAAGGAACAACCACCCATCACACCAAACCCATGGTTATGAAGTTTCTCAAACCCACACACCCCATATAACACTACCACCAAATTTCCACGAGCCATCACCAATTGTCGACACCATTGACATAGAGTGGAAAGAAACCCCTGAAGCTCATGTTTTCAAAGCACATCTTCCGGGGATGAAACGAAGCGACGTGAGAGTTGAAGTTGATGATGACAGAATGCTATGTATCATTTGTGAGAAGAGTGTCGAAATGGAAGAACAAAGTGGTGGATGGCACCGTATTGAGGTTGCTAGTGGTCATTTTGTTCAGCGTCTTACTTTGCCTGAAAACTCTAAGGTTGATCATGTTAAGGCTTATATGGATAATGATGTGCTCACTATTAATGTTCCTAAGAATAGAGTTGTCAACAAACGTGTTAGGAATGTTCAAGTTTCTCATGTTTGA